The DNA window AAGGTCCTCACATCTATAACATCCGAGAAGTGACGGCCGTCTACCAGGACATGGTCTATTTGATTGCAAGTTTTGCCGTTCGGGTGCATCCAGGTGTGCTTACGGATGTCTTTGCGTGCAAAGTAAGTGCTGCTGATAGCTATCCCTCTAGCTGCAGCGAAGGTCACTAGTCTCAGGATGTTGTCATTGGTTCAAGAGTGAAGGCTCTCCTTACCAATGATTGGACGGAAAAAGTCCTCTCTACCAATCTGAGCGATGGCGTGCCCGATAACAATTTTCACGTCATGCTTTGGGCACTCTCCGCAGGTTTTGTCGAGACACGAAACACAATGCTTAACGTGTTTTAAATTAAGCAGCTAATCAACGGTGGTACTAatttaaattataaaacaaaacgctataCTGGGGATGTaattgtttcagttccagttccatATTGAAACTGTATATcgtatataaaataaaacgctgcTGAACGCCTGAACATGACCTAAGGTCACTATTCTAGTTTCAAACTGGGCCCGGTATGATTCTCAAATAGCGAAAATTTGAGATTTGAATGGTAATTACAtggtaatttattatttaattttgtttttccatTAATCGATTAAGAAATACTTTACCCAAAGATTTTTTACCTAAGTTTACAACAGTCCTCAATATGTAGCTGGTCGTTTAGAATATATTTTCCTAACACACTAGCCAATTCAAGTTGGGTTTCACGGATAAAGATGCAAAAAAGTTAGGATTTGGCAAGAGATTTGTTCATGtggcaataaaattaaaattgcgTTTTTGTGACgaataaaattatgcagaagtaTTACAAAAGAGGGTACTTCAACAAAAGGATTTCATTTCCGTTATGACCCAGTTTTATTTTTGCGAGATATAGGCAGCTACTAGTAGAGTATGGACGTATTGCACTGGTACAACGACACTGGATTCCAGCTCATCCCAAAAGAGCTGAATCGTGGCTGAAGAAAGCAAGAAACCTATAAATTGTAACATAAACTATTCATCAAATATAACGGAAtcagtctattctcaaccaccacaggcatcagtcacaataccagtgtgctctctgctgctacccaagccagTACAAACAGTTATTTTTTATGctattatgtttttttttaaattcattaacatgatcagcgagccaaacaaatatttgagtagcaacatagttctaaatgcaaatgttctcaaagtacttcagatttcaatagtataacaaattgccgagaaaaagtacgtcccgggaaatggtacattccgggaaatagtattccgggaaatgatatattccgggaaacgatattccgggagatgggacattccgggaaatgatattccgggaaatagttttccgggaaatgacatcctgggaaatggttttccgggaaatggaattCCGGGAAACAACATACAATCACTAATAACATCGtaactttaattttttcttcataacACTCTGTTGAATGTCTTGATCGCGAATGTTCGTTCCATTCAATGAAAAGTCCCTTTTGGTGCATTTTAGCTGAATAATTGGCGTAAAAATCGGTATGGGTAGATGGGCTCTGCACGGTAAAACAAAACTTAGAGAATATCATCGGCTTTTGCTGTTTGGGTACAATATGAGTTTCgctgtttttaaaaattatgcttGATTTTATCAGTGCGCAGCCAAATTACTGTTTTTTTCACCGCGTGTCTTCAGATTAAAAACATTGTCTTTGGTTTGTATCTGACAAAATTTAATCTTGGCTGGCACGACGAAGCCGGGTAAAGTGCCCGACAGTGATCGttaattaattttcattatCATTATTCCGAGATTGCTCGGAAACTTTACTTTTCTGCAAAATGGATCCTCGTTGCCGTATTTGCTTGGAACTCATACCAGGTAAATGGATATCCTTGATTTCCCAGCAAGGACgcattttaaagatgatggAAGTTTTAATTGGAGAAAAGGTAACGGCTACCATTTGTGTAACACGGAAAAGTTTGAATATAATCCAATATTGCAGTTGGACTGTACGGATGGGTTACCGGAGCACATTTGTTCTAAATGTTCATCGCGCCTAGATCAGACATACGAACTTTGGCAACAATATAGTGCATCAAACGCACAACAAAAATTCTCCATGGAACACGAGGAGATAGACTTGCACTGTCGCATATGTTTAAATGAGGAAGTCGAAGAATTGTATCCGCTAAACTGTATCTGTGATACGTGGAAGTTACCTATCATTGATATGTTGCGGTTCCTGGGGGAAGTCAGGGTTGAAACAGAAGATTACCAACTGTCGTACATCTGCGATGTTTGTTTGAACCATTTGGACGTAGGATGTGGCTTGAAGCGACAGTGTCTGGATTCTGAAGCAACTCTCCGCCAACAAACTGCTCGCGCTTGGGAGAAAATGGAAGTTCGGATGGACGATTTGGCAGTGGAGCTGTACGCGGAAGCGATTCTGCATACCATCAAACCTGGTAAAACAATTGAGTTTGTTAGTTGCTCGATTTGTCAGCTGCGTATGCAGCCGCATCAGTTTGTCAACAAGTGCGATGGATGTTTGCTTGTGTTTGAAAATTTCGTTGAGATAATCGACGCAATCGATCGGGGCAATCGGAAAAAGTTGAAGGCAAAGAACAAACCTATTCAGGAGAATGGCCATGGCAGTCGGGAAAAGTTGAAGTCAAagagcaaactaattttttgCAAAAAGCCAACCAAAAAGGTTGCTGCAGTTTCGTACGATACCGACGCCGGAACTAACGAGGATCAAGGCTTGACTTCAAAAGGTACGAAGTTTGTACCTTGCCAGATGAAAACTCAAATAGATAAACTCTACGAACTGTTCGATGTGGTTGAGAACAACCACAGTCTGTACCAGAAAGTTTGTCGTAAGGGTCCGATTTGCTGTAGATGCAATAAGTTTTTCCTAACAGAAGAGGATATCATTGAACATCGACTAtatttcgcataggcctgctaagccaagacaagtttcggcttcacttgtgtctcatcggcataaacagaacttctgctcgaacgggacatcacgtttgatcagtcgtttgattgaaacacatagtgtgttttagttttaagggatttgcgtcaagccggcgctaatctattccgacaatgtgttagtgtcggtttctgatgaggcgaagccgaaacgcaacatagtatgagtTATTTTttacttgtgtgcattgtctaaAGAACAAACGaaaccgttactattattcttgcgtggtgatctatcaagatgactgagtctagtcaacaaaatgtgattcttcgggctaacacggtggccattgacttccggtctttccgcataagaccgagtattggtgatgtggaacatttgctgaaggtgaaaatgcgccattttcaaattttcagaggccagcttcatccagttggagcacgtcagggacgcggtgctgataacattcaacaaattcgcccaggcgaaaacatttattttgtaaaacaacttgaaacacgtgctgGATTGTGACATCGccaaaatcaagatccctgtgtatatggaaGTGGCCATCAAAAGATttatgtcgtatttcggagaagtggaatccattacggaggacacgtggaggaactactttccaggtatttcaaatgatgCTTTTGTGGTGATAATGCGGGTAGACTAAACCATTCcatcctaccttaccctgcggTACAAAACAGAAGGGGTGATTAcattatacagcgaactctatgtacatatcaaggacaaactaacacgtgccagttctgtgaacaaacggcacattacggacaaccctgctcAGAAACCGCAAAGaaagctcatctacagaaagaaatgCCAACACTCAGTCAAGTACCATAAACTCAACAGCTAATACTATCAATGAGGGAGTTACTAGCAATGACGGAGGGTTCACGCtcgtgacccgaaagggaaagaagtCCCTAGTaataattgaggttttatggtagtgtATAGCCActaataaaacttagattgcacttgtagcgagcTAAAAACTGTTACTTGGGGTTAGGAACaacatctgatcgcgaacatcaaggcaaTAACCCCGTAAACTGTAATATATTTATTTAGTAGGTgcaggcatagcgtagttggtaaatcgttgccttgtacgcagcttaaCTGGGTTTGgttcccaaccccgcatatggggttagaattttttttaaggtgaaaaaagaggcgaatgaccctaaggttaaaacttcaATAAACGTAATAAAACATTATTCAGTGTGTCTAGGTTGCTTGAGACTAGGATGATGactatttgatttatttttgctTCATTATTTCAAATACAATATTGAATGGAATACTTATATAATGAACTCGAAAATTCTTCAGCAAATCTCCGATTTGTGCCTCCCTTCCACGCTAAATTTTTGGTTATGCATCTGAGctgacaaaaatgtgtaatcataatacaaaaacaaaaaaaaaacaatctcgAAATCAATACTATTTAAACCGTTCTAATGGTTACCGCGCTGTTATCACCACGTTTCTACAAACCATTGATCGTTGACCTAATGCGGCTGCAAAAAAAATATCCCACACTCGCCGTTCTTGAGACGATTGCAATATTATTATTGTTCCCATCCTACCACGGTACCAGCAAACATGACGGAGCGGATCGGCAGGCAACGGCCGTTGTCAGATTTCCATAATTAGTCCCTATGCTGTATGCACATGACAAGCCCCGGGGCGTTTCGTTGGTTGTCGCCGCCGCCGCTGAGGCCGCACCGTTTACGGAGACAATATGGAGTGAAGAATTTGCATGGATGCTGATAAGGGCTCTTTCTCTCGGTACCACACTTGGATAGCGGGTGgcctctttttttctttatctcGATCCTTGGCTTACAGTTAATTGAATGTCAGGATTTGACACTTTCAACGGGAGATTAATTAAGATACATGTCGATGTCGCACTTTCTTGACTTTCCTCTCCGCTGTACATTCTCGTGCAGCTGTTCAAATAGCAATGTAATTACCGCCTGGTTCAGAGTTTCCATTTTCCATGAGAATGCCTATGCCTAACCTATGCCAGGGATCACATGGTACAAGAGACGGTTTGCTGTTTTATGTGTGCCTTTCAAATATCGAAAACCGCAACGTCAAATTTATTTTCGATTACAAAAAGAGACGAAACGACGTGTAAAAAGTTCGTAGAAGCTTTTCTTTTGCGTGAAGCGTCTCTTCCTCGAATgtaaaaaggcaaaaattagAGCTGCCCGTAACCGCAACATCGTTGCAACATATGCTGCGCCTCCCGGCGACTGTTGTGTGATGTATCATAAACAAAAGGTCTTTCTAGTCACTGCGCTGTGGGAAGTTCGTTAGCCTCGACGAGCGTTGGATTCAAGAACAGATTCTGGCTGAGTTCAAGCTCTGCCCTAAGGTTGGCTTAGTTCTTACTAAACCTAGGCTTGTGGTGAATATGAGATCATATAATCCGATCAATccctgtttttttttgtacctCACCTTGCCTGAGAGGGTTCAAGTGAGTAGCATAAAAATTGTCAGGAAATATCGAGGCACGCGCAGGTCTCGAAAGCGCTGCTTTTAGAAACCCGACAATAAAGGATTCTAAGTATAAAGGTGGTCCGTTGCACCATCCCTGTAATTGAACTCTGTTGAAACAACCGGTTTacagatttgtttgttttacataaattttagcAGACGAAAACTATTATTATCAAGTAGAATGATAAAGGAAATACTTTTATAACCACATCATAGCACCTGAGCGTAAAGCGAGCTCAACTCGTACAGTGCGTTGGAAAATCTAACTCTTGGTTCAAACCTAATAAACTGATATTAAAAACACGTTCACTCACAGTTCTGCAAATTGCTTCCAAAACTCACCTTTGTTTAACAAAGATTACAAAATTACCACTCCAAAGTTAGCATAATATTGAATGACCAACATTTATTCTAACGTTTCGTGTTCACAACAACCATTTGGCACACGGTGCTCTGCTGAGAGAGAGGGGACACGTTTGTCGTAAACCGAGCGAAAAGTTATGTAATTGCCTCTTTATTTCGTGCATGTCTACCATTTGGACTCTTCGTTGCCGTATGCCAAACAGAAGAATTGGACGGAACTGCACATCAGCACACGTTTGGCTCGGAAAAAGGATACCCCGCGTTGAATGTCCTCCGCAGCAGTCACACAGGATCCATTAGAGAGTGGCGGAGAGGATACGGCTCTTTTCATTAGCTAGCAGATTGGCTAGCAGTCCGAGCCAAATGTAGAGGACAGTTTTGTTTCCGAATTATTCATGCCGACTGATGCAAagtgcagcagcagcagttttGGGATCCTGCATCAGCAGCAGGGCCCATCTCCGGTTTTAGATTTTAACGAGCCCGCACAGATCAGATGTGTTCCCTGCAATGTCCTATTACCAAACACCCACAGAGTCCCCTGTACGCTAAACGTTGCTGAACGAGTAACGCACAGGGCCACAGATGGGTAGAGGCCAATTTTCGCATTTTTATCTTACCTGCTTGGCTCGGTAGGCTTTTGTAATCCTTTAGATGCCAGCACTCCAGGGAAAACAACTTTTGGCTTGTAATATCTAGTATTACAGCTGCCTTTTTCGGAACTCAAAACTTACCAAGAGAAGCAAATTACACGATTGAATTTTTAACAGAAATCTTACTTCCGTATGTTGGCCATTGTGGAAGGGTTGATAGATGATGATTTTATGGCGTTCCTATGTGTAGTTTATTGGTATGTCTAACAGTTGCAGTCTGCATCATAGCCGGAAATTTTGCTTAGAATGGGTTTTGGTGCAAAtagtttagaaaatattgatatttcagAAGCGAAAACAATAGAGGAAAGTGGTCCTAATTGCAAACTCTAGGACTAAAAGTTGCTGGCGGGCTGGCAGGCATTTAAGTCTGTGCAGTcagtgatgtccctatcctctgtgcagtaaagagaaattgaagttactccccacactctggcaagcaaaacgagagcgcttctctttcgttcatatacACCGCCGTATTTGATGTGTGTAAGCGCATGTTgatggcagaggtaaattttcatacacccaacactggaacgatctagagtgtggagaagagctcttgaaattctctgtggcgcgctcagataaattcgccaccgcgcgcgccccagcgtcgctgtggtgtattcactggcgtgtgatctttggtttgttttcgtcttagaAGCGGCAGTGCGGGCGAGATTGATttaatttgcacaggttgttgcgttgtgttgtgtggatggtggtggcttatttaaaacttatatgattttctactgaagatttcatataagttgcttggtaaagcttacgagtttatagagtgttgttacactaccgtgggaaacctgaagtattcgagcctaggggcaaacaaggaaaacATTTTACGTATCAAGgtatcggctggtataaacaaatttttataatgatctgtagtaGCAGAATAATCGTATAACAGATgtaagacgggatttgtacatccacattaggaccggcctattttttgttcgactgaataactcaatggtaatttaacttattttgattgcgaatttggcgacgccaaaaagtaaagtgatccatttcaagtaatgtcctggtattacacacgttttcgattattatcatattgtaattctctctcactcacgctagaagaggcttatccgatgtccaatttTTCCGAGGtaaagtccacataaaacaagataaatttcacgagaattcacattgttacttgttttttttctgtagcgcgttattaaaaataatgacgtgccaatttaaaagcgcttctatttgactggtacagtgctttcaaggggttacagcactgtagattttttaaaacatttaatttttatttattggttgaattttctttactggtgctttaggatgctgaaaatgatattccaaaaaatgaatcgcgaaaacaataaataaatattaaaaattttcgcaacgcctctttttgatctggccggaaatgtaactcgaacaaatgatttttgatgagcctaaaatttttacagcatgtttaagattactttctccagcgatatacgtgggatttaattttttcattgcataatttttaataagcaattttgtgtcgatttttaacacattttcagcgactaaaaatgtgccatttcgcgaaaaaatcaagacatagaaaaaatcttacgtacgccgcttgctgtcgttctaagaagtttaaaaagctttggtttttggctctggatCAACAATTACGGGACGTAgagttccggccgtggaccccttccaaaaaaactcccccgacgggaaagtgctgcacagccgccatcttgtgatgaaattactcgaataaatcatttttttgcaattcatTACTTATGTTATATATTTCATTAACCCTACGGAAGTCgtgcttatggcccactgaacgatcagccgctgatgctttaagacgatttcgctagattttcagagcagcgtgcacagCCGGAAAGTtgaacaagatctcgattcatctcattattgcgtcaagataaattcccgaaatatgcttatctttcgtgctctatagtggtgtaacccctcaataattagttctggaatcttttgacggcatttttcttctttgccatcatttaaataaattagttggttttctctcgaatttACACGCCATGGAATAATaagagagagaattaaaattaaaacctaacATGTTCGAGTAGAgcaaagaagttcaaaatggcaaatccaccgTCTTCGCAGTACATACTAAATTGTTCCAAGGAACGTTTATATGTTTAccgtgattttataatttgtaaaacttataatattaattttatgtatcagaggatgtttatgacctcaccgaatttttatcttctacgtataataaacattgttgctgctgacccatttataacagccctttatggaacacaagattcattgttcatttaaaataagcatgaacactagtggccttttttcttgaccccgaaactgagccaatttatttcgctcgttgacgcgcagaatccccttcctagctcccttgctcttgaaacattcgctttcgcctgctgtttaaacgattaccacgcaaaataatagacaaatgaacaaatgaataacgggtgtacgctcaattgtgatgttgtatgtaaattaattatcgccacaagcgtatacctaatttcactgaatatgtcaagcctgtggacgaaatctaagatttcgttttaaacttgtaggattaagttataataaaactattaatacttataaTACGAGTTTGAATATCAGGTGCCTctggtcattataaaactctctatacgacagtggcgtagccagaaatttggtttggagggggttttgatgaaaatcgcaaattttttgaaaaaatgctaaaatttaatgagtttgataaattattgaaaactcaaaaacataagtagtctaacagatgttattccagtctacaaacaagaaggattaacatggaacagttttcaaacctctatagattattttcttgtataatatgtcaatgaagtcaaaaattgcgaacttttaaagtgggataaatgatctaaaaaaattttaacgtccaagatcacctaatataataatccttgactttgaaggtttgacaacttcgggaagttatcaacataaaacagcgcctgctttgatatagaaattttagtgattaactctcatagaggtaattatggtgaattaatttttcaaaaatattaagagacatggtgccttcagcaaagtttttgataatgtcatttcaaacaattttgttgaaaatatgaaggctacatgaattcaacatatagggatttaaatggactgggcctgctatatttctcctttagtgaagaaaaatttaggtgaaaactatttttttctgcgctacggataaaattgtttgaaacaatcattgcgagttgagaacacaaaacctataactaaattatggatggatggaactgaaacttgcgcttcgacttcatctcatcagaatccgacactaacttggtcggcggactaagctagcgccgaattgatgctagctcctgaaaatggaatcactgtttgtgtttttgagtccttttaatatctgggaattatttaaatccagttcccttattttttttgtaagcttcaaaggcacc is part of the Topomyia yanbarensis strain Yona2022 chromosome 1, ASM3024719v1, whole genome shotgun sequence genome and encodes:
- the LOC131680457 gene encoding uncharacterized protein LOC131680457: MDPRCRICLELIPGKWISLISQQGRILKMMEVLIGEKLDCTDGLPEHICSKCSSRLDQTYELWQQYSASNAQQKFSMEHEEIDLHCRICLNEEVEELYPLNCICDTWKLPIIDMLRFLGEVRVETEDYQLSYICDVCLNHLDVGCGLKRQCLDSEATLRQQTARAWEKMEVRMDDLAVELYAEAILHTIKPGKTIEFVSCSICQLRMQPHQFVNKCDGCLLVFENFVEIIDAIDRGNRKKLKAKNKPIQENGHGSREKLKSKSKLIFCKKPTKKVAAVSYDTDAGTNEDQGLTSKGTKFVPCQMKTQIDKLYELFDVVENNHSLYQKVCRKGPICCRCNKFFLTEEDIIEHRLYFA